The following are from one region of the Corylus avellana chromosome ca1, CavTom2PMs-1.0 genome:
- the LOC132166949 gene encoding probable prolyl 4-hydroxylase 12 isoform X2 yields MASVLSILLLLAFTSFLSCFAESGRKEFRDKGANKETVIQLGHFVDSYRIDPSRVVQLSWQPRVFLYKGFLSEEECDHFTSLDDVVSRIEERISAWTFLPKENSRPLQVMHFGIEEVNQNYDYFGNKSTLELTKPLMAIVVLYLSNVTQGGEILFPESELGKIWSSCTKSSSILRPIKGNAILFFTLHPNASLDKSSSHARCPVLEGEMWYATKLFHIRSISGEKVSPEADGTECTDEDENCPRWATIGECQRNHVFMIGSPDYYGTCRKSCNAC; encoded by the exons ATGGCGTCCGTTCTTTCAATTCTCCTTCTTTTGGCGTTTACTTCTTTTCTGAGTTGTTTCGCAGAAAG TGGCAGGAAGGAATTTAGGGATAAGGGGGCCAACAAGGAAACTGTAATACAATTGGGGCACTTTGTTGATTCATATAGAATTGACCCATCACGGGTTGTCCAACTCTCTTGGCAACCAAG GGTTTTCTTATACAAGGGTTTTCTCTCGGAAGAGGAGTGTGACCACTTTACTTCTTTG gATGATGTAGTTTCAAGGATTGAGGAACGAATATCAGCTTGGACTTTCCTTCCCAAAG AGAACAGCAGGCCCTTACAGGTTATGCATTTTGGGATCGAAGAGGTTAATCAGAACTACGATTATTTTGGTAACAAATCCACATTAGAATTAACCAAGCCTTTGATGGCAATAGTTGTTTTGTACCTCTCAAATGTTACACAGGGTGGTGAGATTCTCTTTCCTGAGTCAGAG CTGGGTAAGATTTGGTCCAGTTGTACAAAGAGTAGTAGCATCCTGAGACCTATTAAAGGGAATGCTATTCTGTTTTTCACTCTTCATCCTAATGCATCTCTTGACAAGAGTAGCTCCCATGCTAGATGCCCTGTCCTTGAGGGGGAAATGTGGTATGCCACCAAATTGTTCCACATAAGATCTATTAGTGGGGAAAAAGTCTCACCTGAAGCAGATGGCACTGAATGCACGGATGAAGATGAAAATTGTCCCAGGTGGGCTACCATTGGGGAATGTCAAAGAAATCATGTATTCATGATTGGTTCTCCTGATTACTATGGGACATGTAGGAAGAGTTGTAATGCGTGCTGA
- the LOC132166949 gene encoding probable prolyl 4-hydroxylase 12 isoform X1 — translation MASVLSILLLLAFTSFLSCFAESGRKEFRDKGANKETVIQLGHFVDSYRIDPSRVVQLSWQPRVFLYKGFLSEEECDHFTSLAHGVKKTILGNDYSSGHVVTNWKLTSSEIPLNIKDDVVSRIEERISAWTFLPKENSRPLQVMHFGIEEVNQNYDYFGNKSTLELTKPLMAIVVLYLSNVTQGGEILFPESELGKIWSSCTKSSSILRPIKGNAILFFTLHPNASLDKSSSHARCPVLEGEMWYATKLFHIRSISGEKVSPEADGTECTDEDENCPRWATIGECQRNHVFMIGSPDYYGTCRKSCNAC, via the exons ATGGCGTCCGTTCTTTCAATTCTCCTTCTTTTGGCGTTTACTTCTTTTCTGAGTTGTTTCGCAGAAAG TGGCAGGAAGGAATTTAGGGATAAGGGGGCCAACAAGGAAACTGTAATACAATTGGGGCACTTTGTTGATTCATATAGAATTGACCCATCACGGGTTGTCCAACTCTCTTGGCAACCAAG GGTTTTCTTATACAAGGGTTTTCTCTCGGAAGAGGAGTGTGACCACTTTACTTCTTTG GCACATGGAGTGAAGAAAACAATTTTGGGCAATGACTACAGTTCAGGGCATGTTGTCACGAACTGGAAGCTTACAAGTTCAGAAATTCCCTTAAACATAAAA gATGATGTAGTTTCAAGGATTGAGGAACGAATATCAGCTTGGACTTTCCTTCCCAAAG AGAACAGCAGGCCCTTACAGGTTATGCATTTTGGGATCGAAGAGGTTAATCAGAACTACGATTATTTTGGTAACAAATCCACATTAGAATTAACCAAGCCTTTGATGGCAATAGTTGTTTTGTACCTCTCAAATGTTACACAGGGTGGTGAGATTCTCTTTCCTGAGTCAGAG CTGGGTAAGATTTGGTCCAGTTGTACAAAGAGTAGTAGCATCCTGAGACCTATTAAAGGGAATGCTATTCTGTTTTTCACTCTTCATCCTAATGCATCTCTTGACAAGAGTAGCTCCCATGCTAGATGCCCTGTCCTTGAGGGGGAAATGTGGTATGCCACCAAATTGTTCCACATAAGATCTATTAGTGGGGAAAAAGTCTCACCTGAAGCAGATGGCACTGAATGCACGGATGAAGATGAAAATTGTCCCAGGTGGGCTACCATTGGGGAATGTCAAAGAAATCATGTATTCATGATTGGTTCTCCTGATTACTATGGGACATGTAGGAAGAGTTGTAATGCGTGCTGA
- the LOC132179278 gene encoding uncharacterized protein At3g49055, whose product MEAQTETPPDAQIKGPDSPNNDTSHLSDRNYLRADLQSQSAATEETIVLLQREGDVVADLSKLVDEISRERDSLRDKVDEFEGSLKDKENELAKKLDEELRKTEELKSEVEVSRERIQKLESEIKERNGLLLDLLRVSKESLKRIIESADEDEEEKAEWTSVGEEEEGDEEEIAETRRVAREAEEKVREYKEKRRKEKRELEKSVVSLTEENRDINSLLRAALVEKEAVEKSLSKLKGNNSNEQKRVALLQIAERGLQRVGFGFMMGTTGTTTTTTSSSGGSEQQTQTSSDTSECEEEEINISLASTVERIMKNLRQEITQLRRSFEESRSDTERLQSLTEKQSLKITEYTLYIKELEDRERVLAQNVEELLMEIKETEAEVARWREACELEVEAGKNEIGERDKVVDILKQELEKTRAALDISNGKLKLKEELAATAMAAQAAAERSLQLADSRAAALRDRIEELTRQLEEAESRERSSRKIRHICWPWRGLKVNSANTATSRVGNVRKMLPEMQALLHYVP is encoded by the exons ATGGAAGCCCAAACCGAGACCCCGCCCGATGCCCAAATCAAAGGCCCTGATTCACCCAACAACGATACATCACACCTCTCCGATCGTAATTATCTTCGCGCTGATCTCCAATCGCAGTCCGCGGCGACGGAGGAAACCATAGTTCTCCTCCAGCGCGAAGGAGACGTGGTCGCCGATTTATCCAAACTCGTCGACGAAATCTCGAGGGAGAGAGACTCTCTTCGCGATAAAGTCGATGAATTCGAAGGTTCTTTGAAAGACAAAGAGAACGAGTTGGCGAAAAAGCTCGACGAGGAATTAAGGAAAACAGAGGAGCTCAAGAGCGAAGTGGAAGTTTCCAGAGAAAGAATCCAGAAATTGGAAAGTGAAATCAAGGAGAGAAATGGTTTGTTGTTGGATTTGCTGCGGGTATCGAAGGAGAGCTTAAAGAGAATAATTGAGAGCGCAGACGAAGACGAAGAGGAAAAGGCCGAATGGACGAGTGTaggcgaagaagaagaaggagacgAAGAAGAAATAGCGGAAACAAGGAGGGTGGCGAGGGAGGCGGAGGAGAAGGTGAGGGAGTACAAGGagaagaggaggaaggagaAGAGGGAGTTGGAGAAGAGTGTGGTGAGTTTGACGGAGGAGAACAGGGACATCAACAGTTTGCTCAGGGCGGCGCTGGTGGAGAAGGAGGCGGTGGAGAAGAGTTTGAGTAAGCTCAAGGGGAATAACAGTAATGAGCAGAAGAGGGTGGCCCTTTTGCAGATTGCGGAGCGGGGATTGCAGAGAGTTGGCTTCGGCTTTATGATGGGAACTACTGGGACCACCACAACTACTACTAGTAGTAGTGGTGGTAGTGAGCAACAGACCCAGACTAGTTCGGATACTAGTGAATGCGAAGAGGAAGAGATTAATATCAGTTTG GCCTCAACTGTGGAGAGGATAATGAAGAATTTGCGGCAGGAAATCACTCAATTGAGGAGATCTTTTGAAGAATCTAG GTCAGACACTGAGCGCCTACAGAGCCTTACAGAAAAACAATCTCTAAAAATTACTGAATACACTCTGTACATCAAAGAGTTGGAAGATAGAGAGAGGGTGTTGGCTCAAAAT GTTGAAGAACTCCTGatggaaataaaagaaactgAAGCCGAGGTTGCTAGATGGAGGGAAGCATGTGAGTTGGAAGTGGAAGCTGGGAAAAATGAAATTGGAGAACGTGACAAAGTG GTGGACATTCTGAAGCAAGAGTTGGAGAAAACAAGGGCTGCTTTGGACATATCAAATggaaaattaaagttgaaggaAGAACTCGCAGCTACTGCAATGGCTGCCCAGGCAGCAGCAGAGAGGTCTCTGCAGCTGGCTGACAGCAGGGCTGCAGCACTCCGTGATCGGATTGAGGAGCTGACAAGACAATTAGAAGAAGCAGAGAGCAGGGAACGTAGTAGCCGTAAAATAAGGCACATATGTTGGCCATGGCGAGGTCTCAAAGTAAACTCTGCTAATACTGCAACTAGTAGGGTTGGGAATGTGAGAAAGATGCTACCAGAAATGCAAGCCTTGCTTCATTATGTACCTTAA
- the LOC132191541 gene encoding kinesin-like protein KIN-10C, with amino-acid sequence MASTPSKATACRKVRVVAKIRDFTGSETENSTDSPWISVNKPSGEASNSVTISFRDQPGSRKEYYDIDYCYEQNEDNDLIFSREIKPLILRVFEGCNPTIITCGAKGSGKTYVIQGSDEKPGLATLAMAEILSMAEKNGKSIAISFYEVYQEHVHDLLDPKQPEVLVLEDKGKIQYKGLSQVTIKSITEFHKLYLSWCDSRKSVQKMANELPHKSHKGLIVHVLSPSENGDTHLVGKMNFVDLAGYKDARRKSVDSLNLVESTKLNKSIYAVYNVVYSLNVNENHVPYRESKLTRMLKDSLSGMNRILMITCLNPSFCQDSVYMLSLASRSCQGINRVTDSTKKVKNSTRPLVPSSQKSRLPGSVFTTMKKHPASQLHFSENKASGMAFTMKGRKLFDEASHQTKSEKGKSISNNTNVTMLSEVATFSCADVVVTLKQQEEGKSISNHTNVMVLSEVENPLAVTLKDKEPTSIMEKNILIHSHEAFSFPNSSAMETTIPNKDVLASEIALHGGKHHDQVTSGVNSTNVSSFTGEGHSINKENQSIMVNKGVSPPISARLRELSNNLKSLCSSTPLHKKLPEAIDVSFYGQVSTDNILEPKTPTTEQSMRVYDRLEVANVSSPWETLSMRSSGMKNSLVQEYIKFLNTANKEDLKRLKGIGEKRATYILQLREESPEPFKSLDDLKEVGLSAKQIKGIMKKEAAELFNEPIYHKC; translated from the exons ATGGCTTCGACTCCATCCAAGGCCACCGCTTGTCGAAAGGTTCGAGTCGTAGCCAAAATCCGGGACTTCACTGGCTCCGAGACTGAGAATTCAACTGACTCCCCGTGGATCTCCGTGAACAAGCCCAGCGGAGAGGCTTCTAACAGCGTTACCATTTCCTTCCGAGACCAACCGGGAAG tCGTAAAGAGTATTATGACATTGATTACTGTTATGAGCAAAACGAAGACAATGATTTGATATTCTCGAGAGAGATAAAGCCTTTGATTTTGAGGGTTTTTGAAGGTTGTAACCCAACTATTATTACATGTGGAGCAAAAGGTAGTGGAAAGACTTATGTAATTCAG GGATCTGACGAGAAACCAGGTTTGGCAACACTAGCCATGGCTGAAATTCTTTCCATGGctgagaaaaatggaaaatcgATTGCCATATCTTTCTATGAGGTTTATCAGGAGCATGTACATGATCTTTTGGATCCAAAACAGCCAGAAGTTTTGGTATTAGAAGATAAAGGCAAAATCCAATATAAAGGACTTTCTCAG GTTACGATCAAATCTATTACAGAATTTCACAAACTATATCTCAGTTGGTGTGATTCACGTAAATCAGTTCAAAAGATGGCAAATGAACTTCCTCACAAGAGCCACAAGGGTTTAATAGTACATGTATTATCTCCCAGTGAGAATGGGGACACTCATCTTGTAGGCAAGATGAATTTTGTCGACTTAGCAG GCTACAAGGATGCCAGAAGAAAGAGTGTTGATAGCCTTAATCTTGTTGAGAGTACCAAACTTAATAAGTCCATATATGCTGTATATAATGTCGTCTATTCATTGAATGTGAACGAAAACCATGTGCCATACCGGGAAAGCAAACTTACTCGCATGTTAAAAGATTCGCTGAGTGGGATGAACAGAATTTTGATGATCACTTGCTTG AATCCATCTTTTTGCCAAGATTCTGTGTATATGCTAAGTTTAGCATCTCGGTCTTGTCAAGGCATCAATCGAGTTACGGACTCCACAAAGAAAGTCAAAAATTCAACAAGACCATTGGTGCCTTCTTCACAAAAGAGCCGACTACCTGGAAGTGTTTTCACCACCATGAAGAAACATCCTGCTTCACAATTgcatttttctgaaaataaagCTAGTGGTATGGCTTTCACAATGAAAGGAAG GAAATTATTTGATGAAGCAAGTCATCAGACCAAATCTGAGAAG gggaAGTCCATTTCAAATAATACCAATGTAACAATGCTTTCAGAAGTG GCAACCTTCTCGTGTGCTGATGTTGTTGTAACTTTGAAGCAGCAAGAAGAG GGGAAGTCCATTTCAAATCATACTAATGTGATGGTGCTTTCAGAAGTG GAAAATCCATTGGCAGTTACCCTAAAGGATAAAGAGCCTACTTCTATAATGGAAAAG AACATTTTAATTCATTCACACGAAGCTTTCTCATTTCCAAATTCTAGTGCAATGGAAACTACCATTCCAAATAAG gATGTTCTTGCTAGTGAGATTGCTCTTCATGGTGGGAAACATCATGATCAAGTTACTTCCGGTGTTAATAGCACAAATGTTTCATCTTTTACTGGAGAAG GTCATAgcataaacaaagaaaaccaaagtaTAATGGTCAATAAAGGTGTTTCACCACCAATAAGTGCAAGACTACGAGAATTATCAAACAATCTAAAATCACTTTGTTCTTCAACTCCATTACACAAAAAGTTGCCAGAAGCGATTGATGTTTCATTCTATGGTCAAGTGTCTACTGATAATATTTTGGAACCAAAGACACCAACAACGGAACAGAGCATGAGAGTTTATGATAGATTGGAGGTTGCAAATGTCAGTAGTCCTTGGGAAACATTAAGTATGCGCAGTTCTGGAATGAAG AACTCCCTTGTTCAAGAATATATTAAGTTTCTAAATACAGCTAACAA GGAGGATTTGAAAAGACTAAAG GGAATTGGAGAGAAGAGGGCTACCTATATTCTTCAACTTCGTGAAGAATCACCAGAACCATTTAAGAGT CTCGATGATCTGAAAGAGGTTGGACTTTCAGCAAAGCAG ATAAAGGGAATAATGAAAAAGGAGGCTGCAGAGCTTTTTAATGAGCCGATATATCATAAATGCTGA
- the LOC132167346 gene encoding uncharacterized protein LOC132167346 isoform X1, with the protein MDERAESISAKKIMSPCDVEALKKCLEENNGDYVKCQSQIEAFKSSCSLKKPNPSQESEPQLKTCEVLWCVGGLNHVQSCFPFLHDSLLDIPFLQGSHDLMIMRLAFHRLIP; encoded by the exons ATGGATGAGAGGGCTGAGAGCATTTCTGCGAAGAAGATAATGTCGCCCTGTGATGTTGAGGCATTAAAGAAATGCTTGGAGGAGAACAATGGGGACTATGTGAAATGCCAATCTCAAATTGAGGCTTTCAAGTCTTCTTGTTCACTAAAAAAGCCAAATCCATCTCAAGAGTCTGAACCACAGCTCAAGACG TGTGAGGTCCTTTGGTGCGTGGGAGGTTTGAATCATGTACAGTCTTGTTTTCCTTTCCTGCATGACAGCTTGCTGGACATTCCTTTCTTGCAAGGTTCGCACGATCTGATGATAATGAGACTTGCCTTTCATAGATTGATACCTTAG
- the LOC132167346 gene encoding uncharacterized protein LOC132167346 isoform X2 — protein MDERAESISAKKIMSPCDVEALKKCLEENNGDYVKCQSQIEAFKSSCSLKKPNPSQESEPQLKTLAGHSFLARFARSDDNETCLS, from the exons ATGGATGAGAGGGCTGAGAGCATTTCTGCGAAGAAGATAATGTCGCCCTGTGATGTTGAGGCATTAAAGAAATGCTTGGAGGAGAACAATGGGGACTATGTGAAATGCCAATCTCAAATTGAGGCTTTCAAGTCTTCTTGTTCACTAAAAAAGCCAAATCCATCTCAAGAGTCTGAACCACAGCTCAAGACG CTTGCTGGACATTCCTTTCTTGCAAGGTTCGCACGATCTGATGATAATGAGACTTGCCTTTCATAG